In the genome of Mytilus edulis chromosome 14, xbMytEdul2.2, whole genome shotgun sequence, the window ACGTATATATATAAACTTGTGAGGGTTCAACTATAAAAACAGATATCTCATACAGAATCCTGTTGAAATCATTAAAAGCTGGTCTTTATAGCCTGGAGGCTTGGGTACTTTTAAGGCCGTGTGAACTCCTCTCTGGGAATGAcgagtcttttttttttctgtcatatCATTTATCTTGAAATTTTGCTGAGCCATTGTattcaactgtttttttaaatgtttttgaggCAATATGGAGCAGACTGTCAGTAGTCAATTCCAATGTCATTCAGTGCAGATCATATTGTGAGCCTTTATAGCTGAATCGGTTTCATtcgtaatcataccacatcttcttatttgtttaTATCTACTGCACCCGGGAGACTTGGTGATGACTTCATGCATTTGTTCCAACAATGTTCATTACTACAGACAGAACTAACACTCCCTGATCTATTCTTTGGTTTCTAGGCCagataaacataataaaaaaaacaatctcTTACTGATTGAgtatttaataatttcaatattaacaatataacaaataacatAAATTCAACAATGAAAACAAGGTAACTATATATGTTTATGAACAGATTTTTAAAGTCCCTAAAACATAAGGTTGATAACTGAAATCAaatgaaattgtaatttttgtGCAACATTATAGGATTAAACTTATTTACTGGACGGAGTCCTAAACTTACAAACAAAAAAGAGGGCTTTTATGTTGAATTTGTGAGTCTGAGACCAGATTACAAAGCAACCACGTTCTAAAAAAATGTGCTAAATTCTGATAATTATTAAttgatacatttttaatatttgttttccaaattttatCTTTCTTCAGACCTCAAATTCTTTTCATGTGTACTGCGCATGACTATATTAGGGAAGCAGTTTTGGCAAAGGCGTTTATTGACGTACCCATCCTTCCAAGCATACCTTATCAATATAAACTGAACAGATGGTCACTCAGGAAAATGTGATTCAAGTTTTCCTACTGGTTTATCCAAGATATCCATTAGTATTACACAAATTTACAAAAggttaacaaatataaaatgattgtCTTGTAGAGAAGCCAAGAAAATTTTGTTCACAAATTTTCCTTATACACAAATACAATTGGTAGTAAAATTTCAAACTACCCTCTTACAGGAAGTTCCTGTACTGAAGATCTAATTATTGCACACAACATGTTAAGATCTGGAGTCTATTCTGGACCAAATATGAAATTATTCCCTTTCATAGAAGCTTAGACAATTTTGAAGACAAACTTTTACCTTGTACAAAGTGGCTGAACTGCAGATCTAAAAACTGCTTAATCGTTACAACTCAATATTTTCAAGCTTTTGGCCAAATATAAAATCATCCCCTTtcataaaagccaagaaaactttacaaaataatttcctcGTACATTCAGCAGTCATACTTTAAACTGAGTAATTAATTTGGCTGCAtaccagataaaaaaaaatgcttacaaCTCTCCATGATCAAGCTCTGGGCTTCATATAAAATCATTCCCTCTCATAGAAGCGAAGAAATCATTGTCGAAAGATTAATAGACAGACAGAATTACATACCGTGATGCAGGTAAAATGATACCCCCACCTGAATATTTCCTTATAaaacagaaagatgttgaaaTTTCAGAAATCTTGGTAAATTGAAATTGTTCCTGGGAAAAATGTAACTAAAATTTTCCACATTGCTATCATGTGTGAAATGATACAAGTGTAAGATAAACGGGATGTTGTtgattgatgaatctgaaaaagaATCACATGGTATTGCTGACTTATAtagtagtttctgagaaaaatgtgacaaaaaaaatatcaacttggctatcatgtgtaaaatcatactaattttgttaaacaggaagttgttgagtgggGAATCTTAAAATGCATCACAGGTTAAAGCTTACTTATAAACCCTGaaataaaatatcagaaatcctcGTCTTCAAGTTCctcaaaaaattaaacaaaatatatttatggcACAGACAGAGGTAGAACAGTAAACCCCTATTTTGTTTAAAGCGCATGTATAAATATTAAATGCTGCCCTATTTATCAATACATATTCATGTGTATAGTCACTGTATACAGTAATAACATCATTCTTCATTAGAAAAAAAGTCAGCTATCTTTTGGATCACTCGACGATTGTTACTAATTCTGGCCTTTCCACTGCCTGTCTTTTCACTCAACAAATAAAATAGACCATCAAATCCATCTCTATGAtaagaaattttcagatgattgtAAGTCAATGTTGAATCTTCAAGTTTCTTGAAAATTGTTCTAGAGAGGACCTTATTTCTTAACAAGTGTTCTAATGACTCTTTATTCGGTTGCACACCCTGAAATGTAACTTGGTGACTGCTGTAAAAATAGTCAGATAGGAGAACATCAATTTTCTCCGTCTTTTTTACAAGAGACATAAGCATTCTACAATCATCTAAAGCGTTGTGAGCGGAATAAGCTTCATTCAACAGTTTCTGAGCAATATACTCTTGCTTGTAATTTTCAAATTCTGGAtacaacattttgaaaaaaggtaAAGTATCACAGAATCCAACAATATATCTTGAAAAATGATtccataatttataaaattttaattgattaaataGTATGATACTGTCAAATCGCCTATTGTTATGAGCAGCAAGCACAATGTGTTTGTCACTGGCACAAAGTGACATTAAAAACTGTATGAAATCTAAAAGAACTTGCTGTGGGTGTTTATGTGAAACTGGTTCATCATTGTAAAGGAGCTCATTTGTCGCTGTATTAAACTTTAATCCTGTCACTCTACATGCATCTTCTGAAATTTCTTGAGTAGGAGTTGCGTATCTGTTAAATTCCTGTTCTTCACAAACTGCAGAGATTTGTGTAATTGAACTTTGTCtacctatataaaaaagaaaataacttaataaattgatgaaaataagtAGATTGAATGATTGTCATGGTAAAAGTTCAATTGCaaatttcttttgtataattaaaCCAAGAGTAACAATAGTGGACACAGATCAGTATGGATAGTACTTAGCAGTCTGAGAGTATTGCATAGGAATATGACTCAACTTACTAAAGGATACCTCCACATCCCACATTTGATTAACTAAATTAtattaattatctcccttggaaTTTCTTAGACCAggattatttttctttatattttccaaTAAATGTGCATCTATGACTTAAattttgtgtaagtttcataacatttccTTGATGAGGCATTCTAAAAACTTGCAGATTAAAAAGGTGGAAGGACATTATTTGGCTCAACTAATGAATTCCTGATTGTCTAGAACTTTTTTCCGAAGAAAATACCATTGTTATACGACagtgtctttttttttacaatagaaCTATAAACGAACACaagctttttttttagaaaattttctctTGACCATTTACCTAATAGTAAAAAAGACTTAACCAGCAAATAGTTTTTAACCATTTCCTGAACTTTTGTCTTTGGATAAAAGTGACATCATAGTCTGATAATACATCATTCTGATGCCAtggttttctttataaaaaaatagtcATTGACTGGCTTTTTCAAACAATAGCAAGTTTAACTATGCTTCCACTCTTTATCCATTCAATGATTTGTCCTTATAGCCTGTCAGTCAATAAGTATATAATATTGTCAGAAAATATCAAGTTTTTGTGAATACTTGGCTGATAGGTGAAATTGTTTGGCAAGTCTGGCATATTCCTTTACTCCTAAAGCTTGTACAAATAAACTTGATGCTTTCCTATTTCCAATTCATATTTATATCATACTTAGTCCTGTGGTCTCTAAATCATAAAAAACGACAACTTTCTCAATATGTTCACAGTTGTCCTCTGATGGTCCTGGAATAACTGTCAAATCAGGTTCTTGTGCATCAGCTAAAATATACAATTGAGGTCAAATTATATCTTGTAAGAAGACCTATCTGGAAAAAttcaatataatgtataaaattagaaagaaggGATGTAATAACACTGTTTCGGTTTTTGTGTTGTAATCCACTGTCATATGAAAAAGTAATggaaacactttttttttgttaaatcttcaaaatacattttgatttcaaatttctttcttattttgatattgttatatattggataattgtatatttgaaaattgtatatttggatatttgaaaaaaaaccataatatAAGTTATATGAAATACAAACCACAAAAGAGagtaacagtattataaataatttaccaATAATGTTAGCAGGGCAATTTCATTAATGGAAATTAGTCATGTTCTTTCATtgtcaaaattatattaaaaggtTGTTCATCATGAAAGTTCAATCATATTCCCCAAACATCTACGTTGTCAAAAAACTCtaacaaaaattatatttctttgttAGAAAATAGTAAATCCCAAATTAATATAActataattttatatcaaatattttgaaatatattttatatatgggTAGTGCTTTGATAACATGTTGTAGgaacaattattgtttttttaaattcttattgaAAACGTACAGATAAAATTTATACATACCAATGACATTTGAGCAGTAAGTGTCCCCTTCCCTGATTTCATGACTTCTTGTTTCTGAAGATCTCTGACTTTTAAGTTTTAAACGTTGTAActgtaaaatataagaaataaacatTCCTTTGCATTGTTTCATGTAAAAGTAAAGTCTACACACTCTAAAGCATGACAAATTTAATGTTTATTCACATAGTTATAATGATACAATAGGATAAtactttatataaaattttaaaaaaacccaacaatttagaggattttttttcatttaaaaactttCTATCATATGATCAAAGGGATGTAACTCCCACAAAAcagggatttttatttttttttatcatgaaaataagaaatttcaaaaGGCTGCATAAAACTATGTTTAGAATTTATCAATCTCCTTAAAAGTCATTTAATGTATAAAGATTGTGTTCGAATGAAAATTCTGAAATGCTTTTAAATCAAACCTTAAATTCCTTAGTCTTTGCTACAGTCCTTTTCCTGTTAACATCCTTGTCTCTTATTGCAGCTGTTACTGTTGTGGCAATTCCAGGACTAAGACCAAGCTCTTCATGGACctaaaaaaacacacaagaaCTTGGGAGCTGTGTCTTACATTGTGTATGATAACATTTCACAAAGCTACCATCCTAAACAACATTTATATTattctttttgatatatttttttctatgtatgtgcctgtctcaagtaaggaacctgtaattctgtggttgtcgtttgtttatgtgttagtgttacaaatttgttttttgttctattttttttataaaaataaggcgGTTAGTTTgctctgaattgttttacattgtcatttcgtgccttttatagctgactatgcagtatgggcttggctcattgttgaaggccatatagtcacctatatatataattgttaatttctgtgtcaagtTTGtctcatggagagttgtctcattggcaatcataccatatcttcttttttatatctatgagTTTCATGTGATTATGGTTTATCTTTCAACTTAACCTAATTAGTGAACCAGTTTTACAGTTTTTCAAGTTTATAAACCatattctgtttaaaaaaataatttgatgaaTGTTTTTATACTAGtattactttatttaaataaattataagtACCTGTGCAACATATTTGTAGCCTTCATTTTTTTGACAAACAGCAGCAGACAATCTGTGAGCTAAACTTCCACTCTCACTGTAATGCTTGTCTTTTGGGGCCTTTGATCGAACAGTGTTGTTAAAGCTTTCATTAGGATTACTGGAATCTAGTTTGCTCATCTTTCCCGGGTCAAGGTCTGTAAACACttttaaaagatcttttttcaagttttcatcTTTGAGATCTGCACCCCATGGTAGATTTCTGTGCTTTGCTGTgggtttgtttttcatttggcaCCAATCTCCACATCCATCATGATTACCAAACTGGTGTAGCACTACAGATGGTAAACTGTTCTTTATTCTGTCTGAGTCACCTTTGTTTTGGGCTAACATGAAAGAAAAACTTTTAATGAGAGCAGTAATTGTTTTTACAGACAGCTCTTTATATTTGCCTTTTATTTTGTGGAGCCTATTTGATATGTTCTTCTTTACATGATTGATGTCACTGACCTTTTCCAAACATGAGTCGACTTCACATCTTGCCCGATTGAATGCTGTGCAATCGTCATCTCCTATTAGTGTAATTACCGGGGTATCTTTCTTTTTGGCGTCTTTTAGTATTTCCACAATCATGTCTGGTTCCATAGATTTGGCTGAGCCACACCAATTCTTACGACATTTATGTTTTGTTGGTAGccgttttttaaattttgccaCATCACATTTCCTGCATCTCTTATATCGAGCACTATAGCCAACAACCTTTCCTGTTTTTTTCCCAATCATGGAAGCTGTTCCTACAAAAAAAGTTttccattgaatattttttttaaattactggaTTTCATTAATTACGTGTTACACCCACTTTCATGTCAAAAGGAATCTAGCTCCTCATATATATTATTCACATTATTGTACCCTTCATAAAAATAGTTGATACCAGGagtatttttaatgtatttttattcaaatttatttcatttttataaccCTGTTCATTTTTATACACATATGTTTTTCTGCTGGtggaaaatattcttttttaccTCTATGCCTTTTTCAATTTAGTTTTGCCAACAAACATAAACATATTTTACATACAATTTTCCTTACTTACAAAAAaaccaaaagagaaaaaaaaaagaaaatgtggtatgattgcacatgagacaactctccacaagagcccaagatgacatagaaattaacaattataggtcactgtacggcctttaacaatgagcaaagccaatacagTATAGTCAACTGTTAAAGGCCCCTAAGTGACAAATAAATCAATATTGTCTGATGAAGTATTCATTTTGTCCAAGAAACCCGTAAAAGGTAAACAAGATGGATAAAATCCAATTGTTATAATTTCTTTAGCCAAATTCTTTTGCAAACGATGAATCTTTcattgcaaacatttttttttcttttccaaaatGTGTAAAAATGGAGGCTGCTTCCAAgaatgatatatctgttcaatatttcttagttttaagaaaaaaataagttttttttttagttttagtatGACATGTAAACagatcataatcatgataatacttCCATCTTAAGATAGGTAAATAATAAAGATATAGTTACCAGACAAACTATTGTAACACCTTCCTGAGCCCCTTCTCTGATAAGCTCCGTCTGCTGATGCTGTTATTCCAGTTACACTAATAGGGCCACACACAGGATTAGTGTTATCTGTTGAAGCTATTCCACTACTGCTTGTTGCAGTTTCTGACCCACTAGCAATGGCATGAATTGCATCACTGTCATTATCGGCTTGTAAATTACCTGAAATGAAAAAATGATTGACAAGTTAAAAGATAAAAGCACTACATATGGACAGCAACCCTACAACAGGTCAGGCAATGTCTGATTCCCCTGAAAATTTAAGGGAATATAGATCTTGACCCCATGTCAAATATATACTaattgctttagtttcagagttataagccaaaatctgcatttcacccctatgaTTTATTTATAGcaatggcagccatgttttttttacaaaagagaaaataaaacacaaaccttGTACTAAAGAAGGATAATTAAGACTTAGTTTGGTGTTCATTGTTTCATAGCAGGTTTTTTGAAAGTTAACAAACTCAAATAATAGACAAATTACATGTGAACAAAGCCAGATCTAGCTAGCCTCTTGTTTATCATATGAATAAAGttctatttttctttaaagaCTGACATATAAAAACTTATGTTGCGTTAATTATGATTTAAACTTCATTTCATGCTCATTCAAAATAGTGCTAATTTTCACACAACAAATCACATTCACATTAATATTCATGACATGTGTAGAGTGGTTCAATCCTTTGTAGATTGATATTCAATACTAGAAAATATCAGGCTTACACAAATCTGTCATTAAAGAGTCATCATTGATTTACTCACAAGTTTTTGTTAGCAATCCCTCCTCAAACAAAGCATTGTCTACGGACTGTTGTGCTATATTTTCAAGAATAGGCCCAACCTCTTCACAACGTCTTCTTATCAGGCTTTCACTGACATTTGGCAAATTTAGTGatgtaaataaattattaagCTGTATTGGTCCTATTCCACTGTGGTACATACCtgaaatattaattttcatttaaaaaattgcagTATTTGTATGTGTCAATACATTTATGTACAtataggaatctgatgtacagtagttatcatgtgtttatgtaatttatacatgtttctcgttactcgtttttatatagattagaccgttggctccaagttgaaggccgtacattgacctataatggtttacttttataaattgttatttggatggagagttgtctcattggcactcacaccacatcttcctatatctaacatatatatattttaaaactaaaaatttgaACAACAGTACTAATATAAGGTGacatactgcagctgtgctatatgagcagtcaaattgcatcaACTATAATTCATCTGTGATAAACAGTCAGTGatcgtacatgtatatatccCCTTGTATATGACGTAGACAATGGGTTTCTGTACAGTTTAATTGATGACGTCAATAAATTATACAGGTTGGCGGAAATTTTACGCCTTTGGCTTAAAAGTAAGAAATGATAGTTTCTACTCTAAATACATCAATTAGAtcagttataagagttgcagtttATAGTGAAACAGCATACCTTGTTtcgaaatataaattttatttgtacttggctggaaaaaaactttttctcgccacagcctcgctttctatcTGCTTCTACATGTTGTAAgtcttgtacaaataacattgatatttcgagacatcaaaagataataaccaaaggctgcaaaattttcctaaaattacTAATTCCGGGGCAGCAGCCCAACAACAAGTTGCCCGAATGGTCTGAAAATTAAAGggcagatagaacttgacctACATGTAATGAACAATTTCATTAGaaaaataagccaaaaaactgcattttacactatgtatttttagccatggctgccatcttgattcatggggggggggggggggtcatggGACACATCTTTTTAACAAGATACCATAATGATAAACGGAATGATCATGATGactgtggacaagtttggttaaatttttcttagtatagtttcagaggagaagatttttgtaaaaaccatgatggacgcaaagtgatgagaaaagctaactTAGCCCTTTTTACTAATTTATATCTTTACTTAAAATCTTGCCTTGAGCTGATAgacaatttaatttttatgtgGTGTTTTTTTCATTAACAATTAGCAATTTAATGATCAGTATATATCTGGACAactgatctgtcaaattaattgctatttttttttaaaagaaacaaaagtaatttaatgatttcaatacacaaataatataaatataaaaagtctGGTTAAACAGTTTTCTATATATAGAACAAGGAGACTATATCAGACCctaaaaaaagaataggtttgtttgccctaaTGCTACATGTACCTTCCTTGAAAATACTACCTacttaaaaatcttttattgtcctaatgtgaaaatatttatttttattcagataGACATGAAGAAGTTATAAACATTGATACTTAAATTTCTCATagccaaaagaaaaagaaaagaaatagcCTACCTACATTGTAGCAACAAATATACCCACTTTCTCGATGCATAGATTGGGTACTAAGGGTtttggcaaaccaaaatatttctaAGTGTGGCCTCATTCTGACACCAAATTTTCACTGATTTTGGATATATCCACATTGCGTCACATGATGTTAAAGGTTTTGTTATAAGA includes:
- the LOC139504486 gene encoding uncharacterized protein, whose protein sequence is MPSRKKNGRFLKNCQAETYNNRLDNISRPDLSTTDFDTPSTLDFDTTFTPDFDTTFTPDFDTSFTPGSFQHDHTYQSSASFDEINEFYFSGKLKPIGYTRHVIDIQTFFDNMRCSRCDITLKLKDGIGILPAGLCGHLIVRCYNCNDFVRVAMGKTHNASHGPRIFDVNTKLATGMYHSGIGPIQLNNLFTSLNLPNVSESLIRRRCEEVGPILENIAQQSVDNALFEEGLLTKTCNLQADNDSDAIHAIASGSETATSSSGIASTDNTNPVCGPISVTGITASADGAYQRRGSGRCYNSLSGTASMIGKKTGKVVGYSARYKRCRKCDVAKFKKRLPTKHKCRKNWCGSAKSMEPDMIVEILKDAKKKDTPVITLIGDDDCTAFNRARCEVDSCLEKVSDINHVKKNISNRLHKIKGKYKELSVKTITALIKSFSFMLAQNKGDSDRIKNSLPSVVLHQFGNHDGCGDWCQMKNKPTAKHRNLPWGADLKDENLKKDLLKVFTDLDPGKMSKLDSSNPNESFNNTVRSKAPKDKHYSESGSLAHRLSAAVCQKNEGYKYVAQVHEELGLSPGIATTVTAAIRDKDVNRKRTVAKTKEFKLQRLKLKSQRSSETRSHEIREGDTYCSNVIADAQEPDLTVIPGPSEDNCEHIEKVVVFYDLETTGLSRQSSITQISAVCEEQEFNRYATPTQEISEDACRVTGLKFNTATNELLYNDEPVSHKHPQQVLLDFIQFLMSLCASDKHIVLAAHNNRRFDSIILFNQLKFYKLWNHFSRYIVGFCDTLPFFKMLYPEFENYKQEYIAQKLLNEAYSAHNALDDCRMLMSLVKKTEKIDVLLSDYFYSSHQVTFQGVQPNKESLEHLLRNKVLSRTIFKKLEDSTLTYNHLKISYHRDGFDGLFYLLSEKTGSGKARISNNRRVIQKIADFFSNEE